Proteins encoded in a region of the Drosophila sechellia strain sech25 chromosome 2L, ASM438219v1, whole genome shotgun sequence genome:
- the LOC6613496 gene encoding uncharacterized protein LOC6613496 → MGNVMDRKVSCSEARATNTTPTPIVSEKETEAPLKQQVLEPQEIVPNLSFHLFSYRQQMGSKKHQLMKWATSKLVLTEELLKLQTQRLADTNESWTDFASLYADKDDEENRAPTADDTLVQELSNLKNYRMELRDTILEFAQEKMKKREKKKLKRLKRRTLISSKKPSNKNKIDYWYPHTEVEETVDLDPQDHTEVIVID, encoded by the coding sequence ATGGGCAACGTAATGGATCGCAAGGTGTCCTGCTCAGAGGCACGTGCCACAAacaccacgcccactccgaTTGTGAGTGAAAAGGAGACGGAGGCGCCACTGAAGCAACAAGTGCTGGAGCCGCAGGAGATTGTGCCCAATTTGTCGTTCCATTTGTTCAGCTATCGGCAGCAAATGGGCAGCAAGAAGCACCAGTTGATGAAGTGGGCCACATCCAAGTTGGTACTCACCGAGGAGCTGCTCAAGTTGCAAACGCAACGACTGGCAGATACCAACGAGTCCTGGACCGACTTTGCATCCTTGTACGCGGACAAGGATGATGAGGAGAATCGTGCACCAACTGCTGACGATACATTAGTTCAGGAACTAAGCAACCTGAAAAACTATCGAATGGAATTGAGGGACACCATTCTGGAGTTTGCCCAGGAGAAGATGAAGAAGCGGGAGAAAAAGAAGTTGAAGCGCCTGAAACGACGCACCCTGATCTCCTCCAAGAAACCCAGCAACAAGAATAAGATCGACTACTGGTATCCACATACGGAGGTCGAGGAGACGGTGGACTTGGATCCTCAGGATCACACGGAAGTCATTGTCATCGATTAG
- the LOC6613497 gene encoding cilia- and flagella-associated protein 299, with the protein MATQGKSVDFSVLEFDNYNDYISSFATVTDHRYLGNDSTIKTIVQLGYRTTKIPYTAEEYVKRVDMALEAIRPKLAHVGLFSDLLPPTNRDPVLLEFKARELLNLNKILSTIVFTSYIHVDGSEISGYIDLDMSWRNCFREAIKHTDWRGVFQGRSRLKPMPHHLSYSNPRYNVVKYTDSDNFQVMHDHHFGLMFMHRGDHKMISVGGQFNIYSRNAKRSMVYSPKFGYVVFYDHFVRKKV; encoded by the exons ATGGCCACCCAGGGAAAGAGCGTGGACTTCAGCGTATTGGAGTTCGACAATTACAATGACTACATCTCCTCGTTTGCCACCGTCACGGACCACAGATATCTGGGCAATGATAGCACGATCAAGACCATCGTCCAGCTGGGCTACCGAACCACCAAGATACCCTACACCGCCGAAGAGTATGTGAAAAGAGTTGACATGGCCCTGGAGGCCATTAGGCCGAAGCTGGCACACGTGGGCCTCTTCAGCGACCTCCTGCCGCCGACGAACAGGGACCCAGTGCTTCTGGAGTTCAAGGCCCGCGAGCTGCTCAATTTGAACAAGATACTCTCG ACCATCGTTTTTACCTCGTACATCCACGTGGACGGCTCGGAGATCTCCGGCTACATAGACCTGGACATGAGCTGGCGCAACTGCTTCCGCGAGGCAATCAAGCACACGGACTGGCGGGGAGTCTTCCAAGGTCGCTCGCGCCTGAAGCCCATGCCCCACCATCTCAGCTACTCGAATCCCCGGTATAACGTGGTCAAGTACACGGACAGCGATAACTTCCAGGTGATGCACGACCACCACTTCGGACTGATGTTCATGCATCGCGGTGACCACAAGATGATTTCGGTGGGCGGTCAGTTCAACATTTACTCGAGGAACGCCAAGCGCTCGATGGTCTACTCTCCCAAGTTCGGGTATGTTGTGTTCTACGATCACTTTGTCCGCAAGAAGGTCTAG
- the LOC6613498 gene encoding cilia- and flagella-associated protein 299: MEDSQGKHAGSKGFRALENLKQDIAYNHYLNSFVKLEDRRYLPNDNIIHQLVPLRFAVGTSVMTPTQFNEEHFSPLGTRFYFSDHNVTNDPLTMALLKREKLNATKTISTIVFVSTRDSKGFNISGYIDLEHSLRRYKTAGSKSHPWADIFAGRRRLEPNQHDLSFINWSNGRVFSNDSDNYKVIPDAVKGLCFAHKGDGSMLSIEKYITEEHPLCKFIESPKHGSTVVYDHYIRRKM; this comes from the exons ATGGAGGACTCACAAGGGAAACACGCCGGTTCCAAAGGATTTCGGGCTTTGGAAAATCTAAAACAGGATATCGCCTACAACCACTATTTGAATTCGTTTGTCAAGCTGGAGGACAGGCGGTATCTGCCCAACGATAATATCATACATCAACTAGTCCCCCTGAGGTTCGCAGTGGGAACAAGCGTGATGACGCCCACCCAGTTCAACGAGGAGCACTTCTCCCCACTGGGAACGCGCTTCTATTTCAGCGATCATAATGTCACCAATGATCCACTGACTATGGCACTTCTCAAGAGAGAAAAGCTGAATGCAACTAAAACGATTTCA ACCATCGTATTCGTGAGCACCCGAGACTCCAAGGGCTTCAATATATCCGGCTACATCGACTTGGAACACAGTTTGCGCAGGTACAAGACCGCTGGATCGAAGTCTCATCCGTGGGCAGATATTTTTGCCGGTCGCCGCCGCCTGGAGCCCAATCAACATGATCTGAGCTTCATCAATTGGAGCAACGGCAGGGTGTTCTCCAATGACTCGGATAACTACAAGGTTATTCCGGATGCCGTCAAGGGTTTGTGCTTCGCGCACAAGGGCGATGGTTCGATGCTCAGCATAGAGAAGTATATAACCGAAGAGCATCCGTTGTGCAAATTTATAGAATCACCGAAACACGGATCCACTGTCGTCTACGATCATTATATACGGCGAAAGATGTGA
- the LOC6613500 gene encoding glutamate receptor ionotropic, kainate 2, translating into MRLCPVVIYAFIIVIGFLEGIIALGGDDRNEITVGAIFYENEKEIELSFDQAFREVNNIKFSELRFVTIKRYMPTNDSFLLQQITCELISDGVAAIFGPSSKAASDIVAQIANATGIPHIEYDLKLEATRQEQLNHQMSVNVAPSLSVLSRAYFEIIKSNYEWRTFTLIYETPEGLARLQDLMNIQALNSDYVKLRNLADYADDYRILWKETDETFHEQRIILDCEPKTLKELLKVSIDFKLQGPFRNWFLTHLDTHNSGLRDIYNEDFKANITSVRLKVVDANPFERKKTRLTKVDQILGNQTMLPILIYDAVVLFASSARNVIAAMQPFHPPNRHCGSPSPWMLGAFIVNEMKTISEDDVEPHFKTENMKLDENGQRIHFNLEIYKPTVNEPMMVWTPDNGIKKRRLNLELESAGTTQDFSEQRKVYTVVTHYEEPYFMMKEDHENFRGREKYEGYAVDLISKLSELLEFDYEFMIVNGNGKYNPETKQWDGIIRKLIDHHAQIGVCDLTITQMRRSVVDFTVPFMQLGISILHYKSPPEPKNQFAFLEPFAVEVWIYMIFAQLIMTLAFVFIARLSYREWLPPNPAIQDPDELENIWNVNNSTWLMVGSIMQQGCDILPRGPHMRILTGMWWFFALMMLSTYTANLAAFLTSNKWQSSIKSLQDLIEQDEVHFGSMRGGSTSLFFSESNDTDYQRAWNQMKDFNPSAFTSTNKEGVARVRKEKGGYAFLMETTSLTYNIERNCDLTQIGEQIGEKHYGLAVPLGSDYRTNLSVSILQLSERGELQKMKNKWWKNHNVTCDSYHEVDGDELSIIELGGVFLVLAGGVLIGVILGIFEFLWNVQNVAVEERVTPWQAFKAELIFALKFWVRKKPMRISSSSDKSSSRRSSGSRRSSKEKSRSKTVS; encoded by the exons ATGCGCCTTTGTCCAGTTGTCATCTATGCATTTATAATCGTCATCGGGTTTCTGGAGGGGATTATCGCCCTTGGCGGCGACGATCGCAATGAAATCACAGTGG GTGCCATTTTCTACGAGAACGAGAAGGAGATCGAGCTCAGCTTCGATCAGGCCTTTCGCGAGGTGAACAACATTAAGTTCTCGGAGCTTCGATTCGTGACCATCAAGCGCTATATGCCCACCAACGACAGCTTCCTTCTGCAGCAGATTA CATGTGAACTGATTTCCGATGGCGTTGCGGCTATTTTCGGACCAAGTTCAAAGGCAGCCAGTG ATATTGTTGCGCAAATCGCGAACGCGACCGGCATTCCACACATTGAGTACGATTTGAAGCTGGAGGCCACGCGCCAGGAGCAGCTCAACCACCAGATGTCCGTCAATGTGGCACCCTCCTTGTCCGTACTCTCGCGCGCCTACTTCGAGATCATCAAGTCCAACTACGAGTGGCGCACCTTCACTCTGATCTATGAGACTCCGGAGG GCCTGGCGCGCCTGCAGGATCTGATGAACATCCAAGCGCTGAACAGTGACTATGTCAAGCTGCGAAATTTGGCAGACTATGCGGATGACTATCGGATATTGTGGAAGGAAACAGACGAGACTTTCCACGAACAGCGCATCATTTTGGACTGTGAGCCGAAGACCCTAAAGGAGCTGCTAAAAGTATCCATAGACTTTAAGTTGCAGGGCCCGTTTAGG AACTGGTTTCTTACCCATCTGGACACGCACAACTCGGGTCTGAGGGACATTTATAATGAGGACTTCAAGGCCAACATTACCTCGGTGCGATTGAAAGTGGTGGACGCAAATCCATTCGAGAGAAAGAAGACCCGGCTGACCAAAGTGGAT CAAATATTGGGCAACCAAACCATGTTGCCCATTCTCATCTACGACGCTGTCGTCCTGTTTGCCAGTTCTGCCCGAAATGTTATTGCTGCCATGCAGCCCTTCCATCCACCCAATCGACATTGCGGCAGTCCGTCTCCTTGGATGCTGGGGGCATTTATAGTCAACGAGATGAAGACCATTTCCGAGGATGATGTGGAACCGCACTTCAAGACCGAAAATATGAAGCTTGACGAGAATGGGCAGCGTATCCACTTCAACCTGGAGATCTACAAGCCAACGGTGAACGAACCAATGATGGTCTGGACACCAGACAATGGAATAAAGAAGCGTCGCCTCAACTTGGAACTGGAAAGTGCCGGCACCACCCAGGATTTCTCGGAGCAGCGCAAGGTGTATACAGTGGTTACCCACTACGAGGAGCCCTACTTCATGATGAA GGAGGATCACGAGAACTTCAGAGGCAGGGAAAAGTACGAGGGCTATGCCGTGGATCTCATTAGCAAGCTTTCCGAGCTCTTGGAGTTCGATTACGAATTCATGATCGTTaatggcaatggcaaataCAATCCGGAGACGAAGCAGTGGGACGGAATCATCCGGAAACTGATAGACCAC CATGCCCAAATTGGCGTCTGCGATCTGACCATTACCCAAATGCGACGCTCTGTGGTGGACTTCACGGTGCCCTTCATGCAGTTGGGCATTAGCATTCTGCACTACAAGAGTCCTCCGGAGCCGAAGAATCAGTTTGCCTTCCTGGAACCGTTTGCCGTCGAGGTCTGGATCTATATGATCTTTGCCCAGTTGATAATgactttggcttttgttttcatCGCCAG GCTTTCGTATCGCGAATGGTTGCCACCGAATCCCGCCATTCAGGATCCAGATGAGCTGGAGAATATCTGGAATGTGAACAACTCGACCTGGCTGATGGTGGGATCCATTATGCAACAGGGCTGCGACATTCTACCAAG AGGTCCACACATGCGCATACTCACTGGGATGTGGTGGTTCTTCGCCCTGATGATGCTCAGTACCTACACGGCCAACTTGGCCGCCTTCCTGACCAGCAACAAGTGGCAGAGCAGCATAAAGAGCCTGCAGGACCTCATCGAACAGGACGAGGTGCATTTCGGTAGCATGCGCGGTGGCAGCACCTCGTTGTTCTTCTCGGAGTCGAATGACACCGATTACCAGCGAGCTTGGAACCAGATGAAGGACTTCAATCCGTCGGCCTTCACCAGCACCAACAAAGAGGGAGTGGCACGTGTGCGCAAGGAGAAGGGCGGCTATGCCTTCCTAATGGAGACCACCAGTCTGACCTACAATATTGAACGGAACTGCGATCTCACCCAAATTGGCGAGCAGATCGGGGAGAAGCACTACGGCCTGGCCGTGCCACTGG GCTCTGATTACCGCACCAATCTCAGCGTGTCCATTCTCCAGCTGAGCGAAAGGGGCGAGCTGCAGAAGATGAAGAACAAGTGGTGGAAGAACCACAATGTAACCTGTGACTCCTACCACGAGGTGGACGGTGACGAGCTGTCTATTATTGAGTTGGGTGGAGTGTTTCTTGTTCTGGCAGGTGGCGTTCTCATCGGCGTCATCCTGGGCATCTTTGAGTTCCTGTGGAACGTGCAGAATGTGGCGGTGGAGGAGCGAGTGACTCCGTGGCAGGCTTTCAAGGCGGAGCTCATCTTTGCCCTAAAGTTCTGGGTCCGCAAGAAGCCGATGCGCAtctccagcagcagcgacaagTCGTCCTCCAGGCGATCGTCCGGTTCCAGGCGCAGCTCCAAGGAAAAGTCACGCAGCAAGACAGTCAGCTAG
- the LOC6613502 gene encoding glutamate receptor ionotropic, kainate 2, which produces MLVERCPDLADFWLGIIWLRVKKYRFLVLYFSSALFKVVVMHGLQFLVLLALAISSGANDLVVKIGAIFFDTEMKLADAFSAALEEVNAVNPALKLEAIKRYVTVDDSIVLQDISCDLIGSGVAAIFGPSSKTNSDIVEVLCNMTGIPHLQFDWHPQQSSRERMNHQLTVNVAPMELFLSAAFSDILASKTFDWKSFTIAYERSSHLIRLQHILAWKQLHKAGIKMQEFERGDDYRILWKRINNAREKFVLLDCPSDILVDVINASIGYNMTGSFNHLFLTNLDTHLSGIDGFYSRDFTVAVAAVRIRTYVPPPVHDEIDVFDNSVDTRFSSLGSQLVYDSIVLFYNALLEISQLPGFYIPNFSCGRGFWQPGPRLVEQMKQITPKMVKPPFKTQRLQINADGQRDDFNLEVYNPIIDRVTHIWNKEFQLVDFEKLRENSTQALKQKRLQNKEDFSQKPIRYTVATRVGKPYFSWREEPEGVHFEGNERFEGYAVDLIYMLAQECKFDFNFEPVRDNKYGSYDANTDEWDGIIRQLIDNNAQIGICDLTITQARRSVVDFTVPFMQLGISILSYKEPPPKADIYAFLNPYNAEVWLFVMIAMMITAFALIFTGRIDQYEWDQPVENVNREMERQNIWHLSNALWLVLGSILNQGCDLLPRGLPMRLLTAFWWIFALLISQTYIAKLAAFITSSKIAGDIGSLHDLVDQNKVQFGTIRGGATSVYFSESNDTDNRMAWNKMLSFKPDAFTKNNEEGVDRVKLSKGTYAFLMETTNLQYYVQRNCELTQIGESFGEKHYGIAVPLNADFRSNLSVGILRLSERGELFKLRNKWFNSNESTCDSNVPTIDDGQFDMDSVGGLFVVLIVGVVVALVIGVAEFLWHVQRISVKEKIPPMLALKAEFYFVIRFWLTRKPLHTYRQSRDSTSTGYSSLEQITSASSAKKKKKSRRIEK; this is translated from the exons A TGCTCGTGGAGCGTTGCCCGGATCTGGCCGATTTCTGGCTGGGAATTATATGGCTGCGCGTTAAAAAATATAGATTTTTAGTGCTATATTTTTCTAGTGCTCTGTTTAAAGTTGTAGTAATGCACGGTCTACAGTTCCTGGTTCTTCTGGCACTAGCAATATCCAGTGGCGCCAATGATTTAGTGGTCAAAATCG GAGCCATTTTCTTCGACACGGAAATGAAGTTGGCCGATGCCTTTAGTGCGGCACTCGAGGAAGTGAATGCAGTAAATCCCGCTCTCAAACTGGAGGCAATCAAGCGCTATGTGACCGTCGACGACAGCATTGTCCTGCAGGATATTT CTTGCGACTTGATTGGAAGTGGGGTGGCCGCTATTTTCGGACCAAGTTCAAAGACAAACAGCG ATATCGTCGAGGTACTGTGCAATATGACGGGTATACCGCATCTGCAGTTCGATTGGCATCCCCAGCAGTCGAGCAGGGAGCGCATGAACCACCAACTCACAGTGAATGTGGCTCCAATGGAGCTCTTTCTGTCCGCCGCCTTCTCAGACATCTTGGCCAGCAAGACCTTCGACTGGAAGTCCTTTACCATAGCCTACGAGAGGAGTTCCC ACCTTATTCGCCTGCAGCACATCCTAGCATGGAAGCAGCTCCACAAAGCCGGGATCAAGATGCAGGAATTCGAACGAGGAGATGATTACAGGATTCTGTGGAAGCGCATCAACAACGCTCGTGAAAAGTTCGTCCTTCTGGACTGTCCATCCGACATTTTGgtggacgtaatcaatgcctCGATTGGATATAATATGACTGGTTCATTTAAC CATTTATTTCTTACCAACTTGGATACACATCTGAGTGGCATTGATGGATTCTACTCCCGGGATTTCACCGTCGCCGTGGCAGCTGTCAGGATACGAACCTATGTGCCTCCGCCGGTTCACGATGAAATAGATGTGTTTGACAACAGTGTGGATACCAGG TTTTCCTCACTTGGATCCCAGCTCGTGTATGATTCCATCGTGCTGTTCTACAATGCTCTCTTGGAAATAAGTCAGCTTCCAGGATTCTACATACCTAACTTTAGCTGCGGACGTGGCTTCTGGCAGCCAGGACCGCGTCTGGTGGAGCAAATGAAGCAG ATAACCCCAAAGATGGTAAAACCACCCTTTAAAACACAAAGGCTACAGATAAATGCTGATGGCCAGCGAGATGATTTTAATCTTGAAGTTTACAACCCCATCATTGATCGCGTAACTCACATAtggaacaaggagtttcagcTTGTGGACTTTGAAAAACTGCGCGAGAACTCAACACAAGCCCTTAAACAGAAGAGACTTCAGAACAAAGAGGATTTCTCCCAGAAACCCATCAGATACACAGTGGCCACTCGAGTGGGCAAACCGTACTTCAGCTGGCG TGAGGAACCCGAAGGAGTCCACTTCGAGGGCAATGAACGCTTTGAGGGCTATGCCGTGGATTTGATTTACATGTTGGCCCAAGAGTGCAAGTTCGATTTCAACTTTGAGCCAGTTAGGGATAACAAATATGGCAGTTACGATGCGAACACAGATGAATGGGATGGCATAATCAGGCAGTTGATTGATAAT AATGCTCAAATTGGAATCTGTGACTTGACCATAACCCAAGCGCGTCGTTCGGTGGTGGACTTCACTGTACCCTTCATGCAGCTGGGCATAAGTATTCTCTCGTACAAGGAGCCTCCACCGAAGGCGGATATATATGCCTTCCTAAATCCGTACAATGCCGAGGTATGGCTATTCGTAATGATTGCAATGATGATCACGGCCTTTGCACTGATCTTCACCGGTCGCATTGATCAATATGAGTGGGATCAGCCGGTGGAGAATGTGAATCGCGAAATGGAGCGACAGAACATCTGGCATCTGAGCAACGCATTGTGGCTAGTGTTGGGCTCGATACTTAATCAAGGTTGCGATCTATTGCCCAG GGGCCTTCccatgcgtttgctgaccgcCTTCTGGTGGATCTTTGCCCTGCTAATCTCCCAGACATACATAGCCAAGTTGGCCGCCTTTATAACCTCGTCGAAGATTGCTGGCGATATTGGATCCTTGCACGATTTGGTGGACCAAAACAAGGTGCAATTTGGCACCATTCGTGGCGGCGCCACTTCGGTGTACTTCTCCGAATCGAACGACACCGACAACCGGATGGCGTGGAACAAGATGTTGTCCTTCAAGCCGGATGCCTTCACCAAGAACAACGAGGAGGGCGTGGATCGGGTGAAGCTGAGCAAGGGTACCTACGCCTTTCTAATGGAGACCACCAATCTGCAGTATTACGTGCAGCGCAACTGCGAGCTAACCCAGATCGGTGAAAGTTTTGGGGAGAAGCACTATGGCATTGCAGTGCCGTTGA ATGCCGACTTTCGTTCCAATCTCAGCGTGGGAATCCTGAGGCTCAGCGAGAGGGGCGAGCTCTTCAAGCTGCGGAACAAGTGGTTCAACAGCAATGAAAGCACCTGCGACTCGAATGTCCCGACCATCGATGATGGCCAGTTCGACATGGATTCGGTGGGTGGACTGTTCGTGGTGCTGATCGTCGGCGTGGTCGTTGCACTCGTGATCGGTGTCGCCGAGTTTTTGTGGCACGTGCAGCGCATTTCGGTGAAGGAGAAG ATTCCACCCATGCTGGCACTCAAGGCGGAGTTTTACTTTGTGATTCGATTCTGGTTGACCCGAAAACCGCTGCACACCTATCGCCAAAGTCGAGATTCAACTTCGACGGGTTACTCATCGCTGGAGCAGATTACAAGTGCTTCCAGtgcgaaaaagaaaaaaaagtcGAGGAGAATCGAAAAGTAG